One Phaseolus vulgaris cultivar G19833 chromosome 2, P. vulgaris v2.0, whole genome shotgun sequence DNA window includes the following coding sequences:
- the LOC137813072 gene encoding uncharacterized protein, producing the protein MAKRSDFAQKLLDDLRLRKQRMPSSHTSNQSHHFPIDAYAYTKQAYRGSRNTKANEIMTSRTGVMPNSSSRSHRSVNNGQVSNQMVPYGKGQSSRQTGDMSLALAFAFENGGKLKRSDSIMGFLHHINRGTLEFSMSERQLASTSNYPIQINEISKGAHKLNQILRACSNGLNMDTYSIQFAKELLQGAIDLEESLRMLVDLQNSQFMVTSQKKNRITLLEEDNEDNDDTGMEMQLTRPTFSFDKHTTQNTQQLGKAIFMQRPITLTSSKEGNNSNNENKTVKRQVSQKRSTKTSSISTSGIKNVNGISEGKNLTVSNPEKGRIPNVIAKLMGLDILPDRVEMESKHVMLQKREGISTKHTAKGSTKKTELQSKEADNLVPIKKKKDIEAFKTPATQGEVMISGANKILLVEKTSSELSLQNGKPLLRDLDGMKALKGFDKPSIKVDKQTKSSAEKNFTSGQKDVQEIVRKKDHPNNNNREQKGTVKGRTDYLVLNNMLSQLEQVKERSEVNSSIQEDKDVNADTVQPEKRRTNKNIMNNEKKSRNSYGIQKTHVHSKNGLHEEKHHREQQLQVREEQKLMMRQQGGSEITSKNSPKSPPQKKQLSMNQAALFKKNTGEKSVAAMKSEGLLTNHYDLVRDEASNYTNEKVKEIVHRKSGQIFSPRDQEYERAKQSGIRTLMDERHVYKLASKKIKNTRKQNVDVIGKIDHVLTRRKGAKLINKLGKRQIPTSDKFEVLNEPEQERISLFRETDAHIFSPNEQVYVDATEPLDVKHQPHKEAELLPTLSSSVGGEHQSQENLVAIVPSDLHCQDVLSLQDPVAADERFVTGEVALQRTNGIQEDRLCVKHSNVEDQNICEKSFQQPLTESENCLKWILVMSQLFVNTVEGLFKLNIPFNVLQGGGREIQDEDSKLILDCGYEVMKRKGIRQELKKVHSYSGILMGTTNIIISFDELVRQLNKDIEKLKFYGRKKSCQFDVDDNLPQRLENDVYDKDPDVNCMWDIGWNDETVAFIEKYEVIRDAEKHILSVLLDEITLDFCMFNHTPKQ; encoded by the exons ATGGCCAAGAGATCAGATTTTGCACAGAAGCTGCTCGATGACCTCCGCCTCAGGAAACAACGaatgccttcctctcacacttCAAACCAATCCCACCATTTCCCCATAG ATGCATATGCTTACACAAAACAAGCATACAGAGGATCCAGAAACACAAAAGCTAATGAAATT ATGACTTCCAGAACTGGGGTGATGCCGAATAGTTCAAGTAGAAGCCACAGATCAGTAAATAATGGGCAAGTTTCAAACCAGATGGTTCCATATGGGAAAGGTCAGAGCTCAAGGCAAACTGGTGATATGTCCCTTGCCCTGGCTTTTGCCTTTGAGAATGGAGGGAAACTAAAAAGAAGTGATTCAATTATGGGTTTCCTTCACCACATTAACAGAGGAACATTGGAATTTAGCATGTCAGAAAGACAATTAGCTTCAACTAGCAACTATCCTATCCAAATAAACGAGATATCCAAAGGTGCACACAAACTAAACCAGATATTGAGAGCCTGCTCCAATGGCCTTAATATGGACACATATTCAATACAATTTGCAAAAGAACTATTGCAAGGAGCTATTGATTTGGAAGAGTCCCTCAGGATGCTAGTAGACCTGCAAAATTCACAGTTTATGGTTACCTCGCAGAAGAAAAATCGAATCACACTATTAGAGGAGGATAATGAGGACAACGATGACACAGGGATGGAAATGCAACTGACAAGACCAACTTTCTCTTTTGACAAACATACTACTCAGAACACCCAACAACTTGGAAAGGCTATTTTCATGCAAAGGCCAATTACTCTTACCAGCTCAAAGGAAGGCAACAACTCAAATAATGAGAACAAAACTGTGAAGAGACAAGTTTCTCAGAAGCGATCAACTAAAACTAGCTCTATCTCTACATCTGGCATTAAGAATGTGAATGGTATTTCAGAAGGGAAAAATCTAACGGTCTCCAACCCAGAGAAGGGCAGGATTCCAAATGTTATAGCCAAATTAATGGGACTGGACATCCTTCCTGACAGAGTggaaatggaatcaaaacacgTGATGCTACAGAAAAGGGAAGGAATATCAACCAAGCATACTGCAAAAGGAAGCACAAAGAAGACTGAACTGCAGAGCAAAGAAGCAGATAATTTGGTGcctataaaaaagaaaaaagatataGAAGCCTTCAAAACGCCTGCAACTCAGGGTGAAGTGATGATATCTGGGGCAAATAAAATTTTGCTTGTAGAAAAAACCAGCTCTGAATTGTCTCTTCAGAATGGAAAACCACTGTTGAGAGACCTGGATGGAATGAAAGCTCTGAAAGGATTTGACAAGCCCAGCATAAAAGTTGACAAGCAGACTAAAAGTTCCGCTGAAAAGAATTTTACTAGTGGTCAAAAGGATGTTCAGGAGATAGTAAGAAAAAAGGATCACCCTAATAACAATAACAGGGAACAGAAAGGCACTGTAAAGGGCAGAACCGACTATCTAGTTCTTAACAATATGTTATCCCAGCTGGAACAAGTGAAAGAAAGATCAGAAGTTAACTCCTCGATTCAAGAAGACAAGGACGTCAATGCAGACACTGTTCAGCCTGAAAAAAGACGCACAAACAAGAACATCATGAACAATGAAAAGAAGTCTCGGAACAGTTATGGAATTCAAAAGACACACGTACACTCCAAAAATGGGCTTCATGAAGAAAAGCATCACAGAGAACAACAACTCCAAGTGAGGGAAGAACAAAAGCTGATGATGAGACAACAAGGAGGGAGTGAAATCACATCAAAGAATTCACCAAAATCCCCTCCTCAGAAGAAGCAGCTATCCATGAACCAGGCCGCACTGTTCAAGAAAAACACTGGAGAAAAAAGTGTAGCGGCTATGAAATCGGAAGGCCTTTTAACTAATCATTATGATCTAGTCAGAGATGAAGCATCCAATTACACTAATGAGAAAGTAAAAGAAATTGTCCATAGGAAGTCGGGCCAAATTTTCTCTCCAAGAGATCAAGAATACGAACGAGCTAAGCAAAGTGGCATTAGAACTTTGATGGATGAAAGACATGTCTATAAACTGGCTAGCAAGAAAATTAAGAATACCAGAAAGCAAAATGTAGACGTGATTGGAAAGATTGATCATGTGTTGACTAGAAGAAAGGGAGCCAAGCTTATCAATAAACTAGGAAAACGGCAGATTCCCACTTCTGACAAATTTGAAGTTTTGAATGAACCAGAACAAGAAAGGATTAGCTTGTTCAGAGAAACAGATGCACACATCTTTAGCCCCAATGaacaagtatatgtggatgcgACTGAACCATTGGATGTGAAGCACCAACCCCACAAAGAAGCTGAACTACTTCCTACATTATCCAGTTCTGTCGGTGGAGAACATCAAAGCCAAGAAAATTTGGTAGCAATAGTTCCCAGTGATTTG CATTGTCAAGATGTGTTATCATTGCAAGATCCTGTTGCAGCAGATGAAAGATTCGTGACTGGTGAAGTTGCATTACAGAGAACAAATG GAATTCAGGAAGACAGACTGTGTGTTAAGCACTCAAACGTAGAAGATCaaaatatttgtgaaaaaaGCTTCCAACAGCCACTAACAGAAAGTGAAAACTGTCTGAAGTGGATTCTGGTCATGAGTCAACTATTCGTCAACACTGTAGAAGGTCTTTTCAAACTGAATATCCCGTTTAACGTTCTTCAAGGTGGTGGTCGGGAGATTCAAGACGAAGATAGCAAACTCATATTAGATTGTGGGTATGAAGTGATGAAAAGAAAGGGGATACGGCAGGAACTCAAAAAAGTTCATAGTTATTCCGGGATATTAATGGGTACCACCAACATAATAATATCCTTTGATGAGTTAGTTAGGCAACTGAATAAAGACATAGAGAAGCTCAAGTTCTACGGTAGGAAAAAAAGCTGCCAATTTGATGTTGATGACAACCTACCTCAAAGGCTTGAAAATGATGTTTATGACAAAGATCCAGACGTGAACTGCATGTGGGATATAGGTTGGAATGATGAGACAGTTGCATTTATCGAGAAATACGAAGTTATAAGGGATGCCGAAAAGCATATTCTTAGTGTTCTACTGGATGAGATCACCCTAGATTTTTGCATGTTCAATCATACACCGAAACAGTAG